In Ferroacidibacillus organovorans, one DNA window encodes the following:
- a CDS encoding helix-turn-helix domain-containing protein, with the protein MKDGKKAEEIAVARFQLLSPLLEDGLDPAKLREMKAQLCVQTGLSERTLRRYLKEYHQDGFGGLKPKGKGRTNLCMSVS; encoded by the coding sequence GTGAAAGATGGGAAGAAGGCGGAAGAAATTGCGGTAGCGAGGTTTCAACTATTATCTCCACTGCTCGAGGATGGCTTGGATCCAGCGAAGCTGAGGGAGATGAAGGCCCAGCTCTGTGTACAAACAGGGTTATCGGAACGAACCTTGCGGCGTTATCTGAAGGAATATCACCAAGATGGGTTCGGCGGACTCAAACCTAAGGGGAAAGGTCGTACGAATCTATGTATGTCCGTTTCAG
- a CDS encoding DUF6431 domain-containing protein: MSVFVRSEEVIPCPCCQGYLGVIGSRRRRYIQSSGEKVTLVIRRMRCESCCKIHHELPNILVPYKRYDAASIEETVSQQNPAVAADESTLFRLRQWFTSWSPYAVGCLTAIAHRFNLPVPELSTPSQSPLQTIGRFVGDADGWLARVVRPIANTHLWVHTRSACLSA; encoded by the coding sequence ATGAGTGTTTTTGTCAGGAGTGAAGAAGTCATTCCCTGTCCTTGTTGCCAAGGATATCTCGGGGTGATCGGGAGTCGACGCAGAAGGTACATACAAAGTTCGGGTGAAAAAGTGACACTCGTGATTCGTAGGATGCGCTGTGAATCGTGTTGCAAGATACACCACGAACTCCCCAACATCTTAGTCCCCTACAAGCGTTATGATGCGGCAAGTATTGAGGAGACCGTCAGCCAACAAAATCCTGCAGTTGCGGCAGACGAGTCAACCCTTTTTCGCCTGCGGCAGTGGTTCACCAGTTGGTCCCCTTATGCAGTAGGATGTTTAACTGCCATTGCCCATCGATTCAATCTTCCTGTGCCGGAGTTGTCCACTCCTTCGCAATCTCCACTCCAAACCATTGGACGGTTTGTCGGCGATGCCGATGGGTGGCTGGCCAGAGTTGTCCGGCCGATTGCAAATACACATTTGTGGGTACATACCCGTTCTGCATGTCTGTCCGCATGA